The Nitrospirota bacterium genome includes a window with the following:
- a CDS encoding cell division protein ZapA, which produces MTKTIDVEIYGQRFAIRGEADEGYIRRLASFVDSQMRSLAEGMNTTTPSKLAVLTAINLAHQLFEVERKRAQGDADVERRMTSLMESIEEQVPTSLFR; this is translated from the coding sequence TTGACGAAGACCATTGACGTGGAAATCTATGGCCAACGGTTTGCGATCCGCGGGGAGGCGGACGAGGGGTATATTCGGCGGCTCGCGAGTTTTGTCGATAGCCAGATGCGTAGTCTCGCGGAGGGAATGAATACGACGACTCCGTCGAAGCTCGCCGTGTTGACGGCGATCAACCTGGCCCATCAGTTGTTCGAAGTTGAACGGAAGCGTGCGCAGGGTGATGCGGATGTCGAGCGGCGGATGACGTCGCTCATGGAATCAATCGAGGAGCAGGTGCCAACCTCGCTCTTTCGCTAG